A genomic window from Massilia sp. METH4 includes:
- a CDS encoding LacI family DNA-binding transcriptional regulator, translating into MKKPVPTIRDVAAAAGVSTATISKFINGTQRFSPAVEARITEVIAQLGYRSNPLAQSMITGKTKTVGLSVLDVTNPHFTSIVKGANRVAQAHGYTVLLVDTEENPGRERALLEALSRRVDGLIIFSRMPDAELEWLAALDKPLVFFGRLPKLTLPTVASDDHRGAYMMTRHLVTLGHRRFAYMGFSKSRRDEERMGGVKECLAAHGLELAVHDAASPSAQEGERLCSEMMLGARHPDALVCYNDLMALGFMKAAQSLGFRIPADISVAGVDNIVYGNYTSPPLTTVDLHSERMGVAAMEKLLDTINGRPTEPFTLIEPQLILRGSTMHRN; encoded by the coding sequence ATGAAAAAACCCGTCCCCACCATCCGCGACGTGGCGGCTGCCGCCGGCGTCTCGACCGCGACGATCTCGAAGTTCATCAACGGCACGCAGCGCTTTTCGCCGGCCGTGGAAGCGCGTATCACCGAGGTAATCGCACAACTGGGCTACCGCTCGAACCCGCTGGCGCAGTCGATGATCACGGGGAAGACCAAGACGGTGGGCCTGTCGGTACTGGATGTGACGAACCCCCACTTCACCAGCATCGTCAAGGGCGCGAACCGGGTCGCGCAAGCTCACGGCTACACGGTGCTGCTGGTCGATACGGAAGAAAACCCTGGCCGCGAACGGGCGCTGCTCGAAGCATTGTCGCGGCGCGTCGACGGCCTGATCATCTTTTCCCGCATGCCGGACGCCGAACTGGAATGGCTGGCCGCCCTCGACAAGCCGCTGGTGTTCTTCGGCCGCCTGCCGAAGCTGACCCTGCCCACGGTAGCGAGCGACGATCACCGCGGCGCTTACATGATGACGCGCCACCTCGTCACCCTGGGGCACAGGCGCTTCGCCTATATGGGCTTTTCGAAGTCGCGGCGCGACGAGGAGCGCATGGGCGGCGTGAAGGAATGCCTGGCCGCCCATGGGCTGGAGCTAGCCGTCCACGACGCCGCGTCGCCCTCCGCGCAGGAAGGCGAGCGGCTGTGTTCAGAAATGATGCTGGGCGCCCGGCACCCGGACGCGCTGGTCTGCTACAACGACCTGATGGCGCTCGGCTTCATGAAGGCGGCGCAGTCGCTGGGCTTTCGCATCCCGGCCGACATCTCGGTGGCCGGCGTCGACAACATCGTCTACGGCAACTACACATCGCCGCCGCTGACCACCGTCGACCTGCACAGCGAACGCATGGGCGTGGCGGCGATGGAAAAGCTGCTCGATACCATCAATGGCCGTCCCACCGAACCGTTCACGCTGATCGAGCCGCAGCTGATCCTGCGCGGGTCGACGATGCACCGGAATTAA
- a CDS encoding aldose epimerase family protein translates to MIRSSTTMAALALALVLAGAAADGGCTGTHSPILVRPFGVLKTGQPIEHVTLTNDRGMTLSYIDYGATITGATVADRAGKRANVILDLPDLATYESSTSKHAAIIGRFAGRIANARYTLDGKTVELIPNARGMTIHGGPDGYEKRVWKRRDFADKGSIGSVYTLVSPDGDQRFPGTLTIDVTYRLQRASDEFSIEYAARTDKPTVLNLTNHGYFNLAGAGSGGLQTHRFCIAAERYAVTDDQRLPSGELAPVAGTPLDLRRPTDITPLLAQPTGTLAPPRGFDHSYVFGQPPGTLARVAVIDDTASGRRLEILTTEPSAQFYTGNGFNGKERGSSGKHYEKHDGFAFETQHLPDSPNQPSFPSTALYPGQEFKSVTTFRFSTAKPGSSGACM, encoded by the coding sequence GTGATCCGTTCATCCACCACCATGGCGGCGCTGGCGCTGGCGCTGGTCTTGGCCGGCGCCGCGGCCGACGGGGGCTGCACGGGGACGCATTCGCCTATCCTCGTGCGGCCCTTCGGCGTTCTGAAGACCGGCCAGCCGATCGAGCACGTCACGCTGACGAACGATCGCGGCATGACGCTCTCCTACATCGACTACGGCGCCACGATCACCGGCGCCACGGTGGCCGACCGCGCCGGCAAGCGCGCCAACGTGATCCTCGACCTGCCCGACCTCGCCACCTACGAGAGCTCGACATCGAAGCACGCGGCGATCATCGGCCGCTTCGCCGGCCGCATCGCCAATGCCCGCTACACGCTGGACGGCAAGACGGTCGAACTGATCCCGAACGCACGCGGCATGACGATCCACGGCGGGCCGGACGGCTATGAAAAACGCGTGTGGAAGCGCCGCGATTTCGCCGACAAGGGCTCGATCGGTTCCGTCTACACGCTGGTGAGCCCGGATGGCGACCAGCGCTTCCCGGGCACGCTGACCATCGACGTCACCTATCGCCTCCAGCGCGCGAGCGACGAATTCTCGATCGAGTACGCCGCCCGCACCGACAAGCCCACCGTCCTCAACCTCACGAACCACGGCTACTTCAACCTGGCCGGCGCCGGCAGCGGGGGATTGCAGACGCACCGCTTCTGCATCGCCGCCGAACGCTATGCGGTGACGGACGACCAGCGCCTGCCGAGCGGCGAACTGGCACCGGTGGCGGGCACGCCGCTGGACCTGCGGCGGCCCACCGACATCACGCCGCTGCTGGCGCAGCCGACGGGCACGCTGGCGCCGCCGCGCGGGTTCGATCACAGCTATGTGTTCGGCCAGCCGCCGGGCACGCTGGCGCGGGTGGCCGTGATCGACGACACGGCCAGCGGCCGGCGCCTGGAAATCCTCACCACGGAGCCTTCCGCCCAGTTCTACACGGGCAACGGCTTCAACGGCAAGGAGCGCGGCAGCAGCGGCAAGCACTACGAGAAGCACGACGGCTTCGCCTTCGAGACGCAGCACCTGCCGGACAGCCCGAACCAGCCGTCGTTCCCGAGCACGGCGCTGTATCCGGGACAGGAGTTCAAGTCGGTGACGACGTTCCGGTTCTCCACCGCCAAGCCCGGCTCCTCCGGCGCCTGCATGTAG
- a CDS encoding MFS transporter, with protein sequence MKLNEPVSQQGAGQRAVAPAGKYRWTICALLFFATTVNYLDRQVLSLLAPQLSQEFNWSNSDYANITAAFQFVYALSMVFAGPIVDKLGTKRAYLWAIAVWSGGAILHAYAVPMGNAVGTAMGALGMVAAPASIVGFIISRAVLAVGEAGNFPAAIKATAEFFPKKERAFATGIFNSGANVGAILAPLTVPLIAIHWGWQAAFIAIGAIGFVWMIFWHLMFDTPEKKLSAAELAYVRSDSSAAATASASAGPKVSWVKLLTYRQTWAFAGGKFLTDGIWWFFLFWLPKYLASEYQMGPADIVLPLAVLYSMTMFGSIGGGYFPAYFMNRGYSPYDGRMKAMFVIALFPLVVLAAQPLGSISYWVPVLLIGIGASAHQAWSANLFTTVSDMFPQRTVASVVGIGGMAGGLGGVAVSKLGGYLFDYYGALGKLSTGYMIMFTLCAVAYLLAWFLMKSLVPRHKEITDL encoded by the coding sequence ATGAAGCTGAACGAGCCCGTAAGCCAGCAAGGTGCTGGGCAGCGCGCCGTCGCACCCGCCGGTAAATACCGGTGGACGATCTGCGCCCTGCTGTTCTTTGCCACCACCGTCAACTATCTCGATCGCCAGGTGCTCTCGCTGCTGGCGCCGCAGCTTTCCCAGGAATTCAACTGGTCCAACTCCGACTACGCCAACATTACCGCCGCGTTCCAGTTCGTGTACGCGCTGTCGATGGTGTTCGCCGGCCCGATCGTCGACAAGCTCGGCACCAAGCGCGCCTACCTGTGGGCAATCGCCGTCTGGTCCGGCGGCGCGATCCTGCATGCTTATGCAGTGCCGATGGGTAACGCGGTCGGTACCGCAATGGGGGCGCTGGGCATGGTGGCGGCACCGGCCTCCATCGTGGGCTTCATCATTTCGCGCGCCGTACTGGCGGTGGGCGAGGCGGGCAACTTCCCCGCCGCGATCAAGGCGACCGCCGAGTTCTTCCCGAAGAAGGAGCGCGCGTTCGCCACCGGCATCTTCAACTCGGGCGCCAACGTGGGCGCGATCCTGGCGCCGCTGACGGTGCCGCTGATCGCCATTCACTGGGGCTGGCAAGCCGCCTTCATCGCCATCGGTGCCATCGGCTTCGTCTGGATGATCTTCTGGCACCTGATGTTCGATACGCCGGAAAAGAAACTGTCGGCGGCCGAGCTGGCCTACGTGCGCAGCGATTCCAGCGCGGCGGCGACCGCGTCCGCCTCGGCGGGGCCGAAGGTGTCGTGGGTCAAGCTGCTGACCTACCGCCAGACCTGGGCCTTCGCCGGTGGCAAGTTCCTGACCGACGGCATCTGGTGGTTCTTCCTGTTCTGGCTGCCGAAATACCTGGCGTCCGAATACCAGATGGGCCCGGCGGACATCGTGCTGCCGCTGGCCGTGCTGTACTCGATGACGATGTTCGGCAGTATCGGTGGCGGTTATTTCCCAGCCTACTTCATGAACCGCGGCTATTCGCCGTATGACGGCCGCATGAAGGCGATGTTCGTGATCGCGCTGTTCCCGCTGGTGGTGCTGGCGGCCCAGCCGCTGGGCTCGATCAGCTACTGGGTGCCCGTGCTCCTGATCGGCATCGGCGCCTCCGCGCACCAGGCCTGGTCGGCGAACCTGTTCACCACCGTGTCCGACATGTTCCCGCAGCGCACCGTCGCTTCCGTGGTCGGCATCGGCGGCATGGCCGGCGGCCTGGGCGGCGTGGCCGTCTCCAAGCTGGGCGGCTACCTGTTCGACTACTACGGCGCGCTGGGCAAGCTGTCCACCGGCTACATGATCATGTTCACGCTGTGCGCCGTGGCTTACCTGCTGGCCTGGTTCCTGATGAAGAGCCTGGTGCCGCGCCACAAGGAAATCACCGACCTGTGA